The Lepidochelys kempii isolate rLepKem1 chromosome 5, rLepKem1.hap2, whole genome shotgun sequence genome window below encodes:
- the LOC140912137 gene encoding perilipin-3-like has translation MICRWKHLTEVADSAETGVLGTSHSTMSAKENEPQVEIQAKEQQTAGDRVAGLPLVSSTCEMASASYAATKETHPAIKGVCEVVETGVRAITSAAITGAQPILDQLEPQLAAANEYACRGLDRLEEQLPILQQPIEKVALDAQKLVRATMVGAKDAVCSPVTEAKDAVTSMVGMAQGAVQESVEVTKSAVTSSMSTVMGSSLGQMAASVIDTALGKSEQLVDYYLPMTEEELAELATTPLEGPGEAPAEQRTYYVRLGSLSSTLRQRAYQHALGKMRQARQRTLEALSQLQQIIDLISHAKQAVDQKLHNGQDRLYQMWLQYCRGKLEGQEDPDSAKQVEAQALATSQTLTQQLKTTCLTLLGSIQGLPSTIQDKAQQVSSSIQELQASFSSAGCFQDLSSSALARSREMVTKAQESLDELLEYVTQNIPLDWIVGPFTPAGDSPPCPVELVEEGKKVEA, from the exons GGACATCTCACTCCACCATGTCTGCTAAGGAAAATGAACCACAGGTGGAGATCCAGGCAAAGGAGCAACAG ACTGCAGGGGACAGGGTGGCTGGCCTGCCCTTGGTCAGCTCTACCTGTGAGATGGCCTCTGCCAGCTACGCTGCCACCAAAGAAACCCACCCAGCCATCAAAGGGGTCTGTGAGGTAGTAGAGACTGGGGTGAGGGCCATCACCTCTGCTGCCATTACCGGGGCACAGCCCATCCTGGACCAGCTGGAGCCACAGC TTGCAGCAGCCAATGAATATGCCTGTCGGGGTCTGGACAGACTGGAGGAGCAGCTGCCCATCCTGCAGCAGCCGATTGAGAAG GTGGCTTTGGATGCCCAAAAACTCGTGCGTGCCACAATGGTGGGTGCCAAGGATGCAGTCTGCAGCCCGGTCACTGAGGCCAAGGATGCAGTGACCAGCATGGTGGGCATGGCCCAAGGGGCTGTCCAGGAGAGCGTGGAGGTGACCAAATCTGCCGTGACCAGCAGCATGAGCACAGTGATGGGCTCCTCTTTGGGGCAGATGGCTGCGAGTGTCATAGACACAGCATTGGGGAAATCTGAGCAGCTGGTGGACTACTACCTCCCCATGACAGAGGAGGAGCTCG cTGAGCTTGCCACAACTCCCCTGGAGGGGCCTGGAGAGGCTCCTGCAGAGCAGCGGACTTACTACGTCCGCCTGGGTTCCCTGTCGAGCACGCTGCGCCAGCGAGCCTACCAGCACGCCCTGGGCAAGATGAGACAAGCCAGGCAGCGCACCCTGGAGgccctctcccagctccagcaaaTCATTGACCTG ATCAGCCATGCCAAGCAGGCCGTAGATCAGAAGCTTCACAATGGCCAGGACCGTCTGTACCAGATGTGGCTCCAGTACTGCAGGGGGAAGTTGGAAGGGCAGGAGGATCCTGACTCCGCAAAG cAGGTTGAAGCTCAGGCTCTAGCCACATCCCAGACCCTCACCCAGCAACTGAAAACCACCTGCCTTACTCTCCTGGGCAGCATCCAGGGCCTTCCCAGCACTATCCAGGACAAGGCCCAGCAGGTCTCGAGCAGTATACAAGAGCTCCAGGCCTCCTTCTCCAGTGCCGGCTGTTTCCAGGATCTGTCCAGCAGTGCCCTGGCCCGGAGTCGGGAGATGGTGACCAAGGCCCAGGAGTCCCTGGATGAGCTGCTGGAATACGTGACGCAGAACATTCCCCTGGACTGGATCGTGGGACCCTTCACTCCTGCTGGAGACTCTCCACCGTGTCCTGTTGagctggtggaggaaggaaagaaggtgGAGGCCTGA